One window of the Rosa rugosa chromosome 3, drRosRugo1.1, whole genome shotgun sequence genome contains the following:
- the LOC133737384 gene encoding uncharacterized protein LOC133737384 — MRDGDAINQEFVPFAFVVVYFEKHVNLDIEASIDQPCSWDSQGLAFLWRQGIPVRIRNYFNNHIDVEIGEKGSQDEFCFTGIYGFASNADRVRTWDLLCTLASQSTLPWQALVDCALIDMKFVGSRFTWANRFTKERLDRACHTVEWRDKFPHSRVVTLPLSRSDHNPLLVEVNSTAVLNHRAPKHFRFEEMWSQHKDCPNLIQQGWMMPSTGDPMLQVGRKIRNTGKLLMKWHVGVFQQRHTEMRVVQNKLEQLMSKPYDPEQFEEQKALQFWLNELLSLNETYWRQRSRVQWLKEAAVLTTHYEHIFKSEGYDPLASNLILEAVQPRVTSQMNADLVAPYMDDEIKVALFQMHPSKSPGPDGMSPHFFFQKYWSIVHVDVCLAVRTVLETGQLPHESNFTHLVLIPKVKDPKTASDLRPIALCNVVYKITSKVLANRLKVILPQIISPLQSAFVPGRLISDNSSVATEITHFMKKLRTQAEGFFSLKLDISKAYDRLEWTFLEAILVRLGFCSKWVEVILSSLKSVSYSLIINGEPTSFITPTRGIRQGDPLSPYLFILCAEGFSSFITASVSQGILKGLLMNPSAPVIHHLLFSDDSLMFGEASEHECLSVKAILDIYGRASGQQINLQKSSVVFSSNVGMDSQHFLASILGVQRVSDHGQYLGLPLHVGRSKVAVFAYLKERLTKKLVSWRAKTLSIGGKETLIKAVAQSVPQYVMNCYLLPKSLCDDLQQLCAQFFWGSTDDQKKIIGALGSECACLNRRVNVAALHACFPPEVVTQVMCIPLSRRRALDTITWKPDKKGFFSVKSAYKVARDFTLSHIMSSSSGGDPYAPLWKALWKARVPGKVAIFGWRASHNLLPTRACLSLKGYMGDLHCLHCQFPWEDLGHILCQCPIAHNIWGAHPFNLVLDVSSHLDFKNWLLERATSLSSDLFDKMLVLLWSLWKNRNDKLWNEKHKDGPILVATAMGWYEEYLQANVPSGLVPSTPMRPVAKSWCSPRPETVKLNIDGSYLPNVTYGGVGGVLRNDQAAFLAAFSIRESFVTSPLHVELLAIKHGLLLLLGLGVNSAIIETDCLVAVHAISSPFEDLSGLSNLIVDIKDILQTWPLFIFVHVSRQANRVAHRLANISFDSDIKTEYWFNHAPDFLSDALLYDLNRV; from the exons ATGAGAGATGGTGATGCCATTAATCAAG aaTTCGTCCCCTTTGCATTTGTAGTAGTATATTTCGAAAAACATGTGAATTTGGATATTGAAGCCTCCATTGACCAA CCTTGTTCGTGGGACTCTCAGGGACTGGCTTTTCTCTGGCGTCAGGGAATTCCGGTGCGAATTCGGAATTATTTCAACAACCATATAGATGTGGAAATTGGTGAAAAGGGCTCCCAAGATGAATTTTGCTTCACCGGTATCTACGGCTTCGCATCCAATGCAGATCGTGTTAGAACCTGGGATCTCCTGTGCACTTTAGCTTCTCAATCTACTCTGCCTTG GCAGGCTCTTGTTGATTGTGCTCTTATTGATATGAAGTTTGTTGGCTCTAGATTTACTTGGGCTAACAGATTTACAAAAGAAAGACTAGATCGTGCTTGTCACACGGTGGAATGGAGAGATAAGTTTCCACATTCTCGGGTTGTTACCCTTCCCCTTAGCCGGTCTGACCATAACCCTCTCCTAGTAGAGGTTAACTCAACAGCAGTTCTCAATCATCGAGCCCCAAAACATTTCCGGTTTGAGGAGATGTGGTCTCAGCATAAAGATTGCCCAAATTTAATACAACAAGGTTGGATGATGCCTTCTACTGGTGATCCAATGTTACAAGTTGGGAGGAAAATTCGCAATACAGGAAAGTTGTTAATGAAATGGCATGTGGGAGTTTTTCAGCAGAGGCATACAGAGATGAGAGTGGTCCAAAATAAACTTGAGCAGCTTATGAGTAAGCCTTATGATCCAGAGCAGTTTGAGGAGCAGAAAGCATTACAATTTTGGCTCAATGAGCTATTGTCTTTAAATGAGACATACTGGAGGCAGCGCTCTAGGGTGCAATGGTTAAAAGAAG CTGCTGTTCTTACTACTCATTATGAGCACATCTTCAAATCGGAGGGATATGATCCTCTTGCTTCTAACCTGATTTTGGAAGCTGTTCAACCTCGAGTTACTTCACAGATGAATGCAGATTTAGTTGCTCCTTATATGGATGATGAAATTAAAGTCGCTCTCTTTCAAATGCATCCCTCTAAGTCCCCGGGCCCTGATGGTATGtcccctcattttttttttcagaaatattGGTCTATTGTACATGTTGATGTCTGTCTGGCTGTGAGAACTGTGCTTGAAACTGGTCAATTACCACATGAGTCTAACTTTACTCATTTAGTTCTCATTCCCAAAGTGAAGGATCCAAAGACAGCTTCTGATCTTCGCCCAATTGCCCTGTGCAATGTGGTGTATAAGATTACATCAAAAGTGTTAGCTAACAGATTGAAAGTGATATTACCTCAGATTATCTCCCCATTACAAAGTGCGTTTGTGCCAGGAAGACTTATTTCTGATAACTCTTCGGTGGCTACAGAGATTACTCACTTTATGAAGAAGCTCCGTACTCAAGCTGAGGGTTTCTTCTCCCTTAAGCTAGACATAAGCAAGGCTTATGATCGTCTTGAATGGACTTTTCTAGAAGCTATTTTGGTAAGGCTGGGTTTTTGTTCTAAATGGGTGgaggtcattttgtcttcactGAAATCTGTGAGTTACTCTCTCATTATTAATGGTGAACCTACTAGTTTCATTACTCCAACTAGGGGAATCCGACAAGGAGACCCGTTATCCCCCTATTTGTTTATACTATGCGCAGAAGGATTTTCATCTTTTATCACTGCTTCAGTTTCTCAAGGCATCCTCAAGGGTTTGTTGATGAATCCTTCAGCTCCCGTTATTCATCATCTGTTATTTTCTGACGATAGCCTTATGTTTGGTGAAGCTTCGGAGCATGAGTGCTTGAGTGTCAAGGCTATTCTGGATATCTATGGACGAGCTTCTGGTCAGCAAATAAATCTTCAAAAGAGTAGTGTTGTGTTCAGTTCTAATGTTGGTATGGATTCCCAACATTTTTTGGCTAGTATCCTGGGTGTTCAAAGAGTTTCTGATCATGGTCAGTACCTTGGCTTACCACTTCATGTAGGGAGATCAAAGGTGGCTGTTTTTGCTTATTTAAAAGAAAGGTTAACAAAGAAGCTTGTCAGTTGGAGGGCGAAAACCCTTAGTATTGGAGGGAAGGAAACATTGATCAAGGCAGTGGCTCAATCAGTGCCTCAGTATGTGATGAATTGCTACTTGCTTCCAAAATCTCTTTGTGATGATCTTCAGCAATTATGTGCACAATTTTTTTGGGGCAGTACGGATGATCAAAAGAAGATCATTGGTGCTCTTGGGAGCGAATGTGCTTGTCTAAACAGGAGGGTG AATGTGGCAGCATTGCATGCTTGTTTTCCCCCTGAAGTTGTGACACAGGTTATGTGCATCCCTCTAAGTCGGAGAAGAGCACTAGATACCATCACTTGGAAGCCGGACAAGAAAGGTTTCTTTTCAGTAAAGTCTGCTTATAAAGTTGCTAGAGATTTTACTTTGAGTCATATTATGTCTTCTTCTTCAGGAGGCGACCCATATGCTCCATTGTGGAAAGCTTTGTGGAAAGCTAGAGTTCCAGGTAAGGTTGCAATTTTTGGGTGGAGAGCTTCTCACAATTTGTTGCCAACTCGTGCTTGTTTATCTTTGAAAGGTTATATGGGCGATCTTCATTGTTTACACTGTCAGTTTCCTTGGGAAGATTTGGGCCATATCTTATGTCAATGCCCTATAGCTCATAATATTTGGGGTGCTCACCCTTTCAATCTTGTTCTTGATGTTTCATctcatttggatttcaaaaACTGGCTACTTGAGAGAGCTACTTCCTTGTCTTCCGATTTGTTTGACAAAATGTTGGTTCTTTTATGGAGCCTATGGAAGAACCGGAATGATAAGTTGTGGAATGAGAAACACAAAGATGGTCCAATTCTTGTAGCCACTGCAATGGGATGGTATGAAGAGTATCTCCAAGCCAACGTTCCTTCTGGCTTAGTTCCTTCTACACCAATGAGGCCTGTAGCCAAATCTTGGTGTTCTCCTAGGCCTGAGACTGTGAAGTTGAATATTGATGGGTCTTATCTCCCTAATGTTACTTATGGTGGTGTAGGGGGTGTTCTTCGTAATGATCAAGCTGCTTTCTTGGCTGCCTTTTCTATCAGGGAATCCTTTGTGACTTCTCCTCTTCATGTCGAATTGCTAGCCATAAAACATGGGTTGCTCTTGCTTCTGGGTTTGGGAGTGAATAGTGCAATAATAGAGACTGATTGTTTAGTTGCTGTTCATGCTATTTCATCCCCATTTGAAGATCTATCAGGTTTGAGTAATTTGATAGTAGACATAAAAGATATACTGCAAACTTGGCCCTTATTTATTTTCGTTCATGTCAGTAGACAAGCTAATAGGGTAGCTCATAGGCTAGCAAACATCAGTTTTGATTCTGATATCAAAACTGAATATTGGTTCAATCATGCTCCGGATTTCTTATCGGATGCCCTCTTGTACGATCTCAATCGTGTTTGA